In Solanum pennellii chromosome 3, SPENNV200, a single window of DNA contains:
- the LOC107014204 gene encoding histone-lysine N-methyltransferase, H3 lysine-9 specific SUVH6-like has protein sequence MSVLAETSPSEMLGKKKLHQMIDTKSPSTFKRVKVDATRNFPENCGSFVCQNDGTGDIYPEFPSATKPVKVNATQCGPCVLQKKNGCDTQCSANVEIESCSEVERDMVELGDPLSVFVPKDMQFDLDATGVCEEEGGDSSHLTTSCQPVTNGNQVLTMKEVNLMYDDSTQLNELLVDQILQKTSTDTGNTCDWFIRGDPIENGPELPSEETNKRVQYKEVADDESTSRVDNSSCSESNSQNSGLKTPSAGKKEGKGEIVQEEAVKCPEPLHKCKVIFEHESVAMKKQIDLGVSQEDLRNSDVFCGASGNGLLIEHENIQKVKEVKETLKLFDHEYTKLLQEDKAEKHEGRSKRRIHIEAAMNLKKQKKWVNCEWTFGHVPGVQIGDQFRFRAELVAIGLHHQFIKGINYVTIGRKNVASSVVDSSRYYNEAISSETFIYVGQGGNPKVSLNGRVEDQKLEGGNLALKNSMDLGYPVRVICGRQRLNGEKSDTRYIYDGLYTVTKCWEERASTEKYIFKFELKRNLGQPKLARELVSRPAKLVKVTHSCVNKSTKSVMQSEFVVDYDVSQGKEKIPIRVVNAIDDERLPPFTYITNMQYPDWYYISRPQGCNCTSGCYDSEQCSCASRNGGEIPFNTRGSIVRAQPLVYECGPSCNCPPSCKNRVSQHGPRYHLEVFKTESRGWGLRSRDHVSSGSFICEYVGELLDEKEAENRIDNDEYLFDIGNYDEEIPKRNVSRNNNLKVESNSSMRKDEDGFTLDAIRYGNVGRFINHSCSPNLYAQNVMYYHGDKKVPHIMFFASESIAPLKELTYHYNYHIDHVYDKNGDVKRKNCRCGSRKCEGRMY, from the coding sequence ATGTCTGTGTTAGCGGAAACGAGTCCCTCAGAGATGTTAGGGAAGAAGAAACTTCATCAGATGATTGATACTAAATCTCCCTCCACATTTAAGCGCGTAAAAGTTGATGCTACCCGCAATTTTCCTGAAAATTGTGGTTCATTTGTTTGTCAAAACGATGGAACCGGAGATATATACCCAGAGTTTCCATCAGCTACCAAGCCTGTAAAAGTCAATGCTACTCAATGTGGCCCTTGTGTTCTTCAAAAGAAGAATGGATGTGACACTCAATGCTCCGCTAATGTTGAGATCGAAAGTTGCTCTGAAGTTGAAAGGGATATGGTTGAGTTAGGCGACCCTTTAAGTGTTTTTGTGCCAAAAGATATGCAATTTGATTTGGATGCAACTGGTGTGTGTGAAGAAGAGGGCGGTGATTCAAGTCATTTGACTACCTCATGTCAACCTGTTACTAATGGAAATCAAGTTTTGACGATGAAAGAAGTAAATCTTATGTATGATGACTCAACTCAACTGAATGAACTCTTGGTTGATCAGATTCTCCAAAAGACGTCAACTGATACAGGTAATACATGTGATTGGTTTATAAGAGGCGATCCTATTGAAAATGGTCCAGAATTGCCTAGTGAGGAAACAAACAAGAGAGTTCAGTACAAAGAAGTTGCTGATGATGAATCCACGAGCCGGGTAGATAATTCATCCTGCTCCGAGTCGAACTCACAAAATTCAGGTCTCAAGACTCCAAGTGCCGGTAAGAAAGAGGGAAAGGGTGAGATCGTGCAGGAAGAAGCTGTGAAGTGTCCCGAACCCCTACACAAGTGCAAGGTTATTTTTGAACATGAATCTGTGGCCATGAAGAAGCAAATAGATCTCGGAGTTTCTCAAGAAGATTTAAGGAATTCTGATGTATTCTGTGGTGCTTCGGGTAATGGATTGTTGattgaacatgaaaatattCAGAAAGTGAAAGAAGTCAAAGAGACTCTGAAACTTTTTGATCACGAATATACTAAACTTTTGCAAGAAGATAAAGCAGAGAAACATGAAGGACGGTCCAAAAGAAGAATCCATATAGAGGCAGCAATGAATttgaaaaaacagaaaaagtGGGTAAATTGTGAGTGGACTTTTGGACATGTTCCGGGAGTTCAAATTGGGGATCAATTCAGGTTCAGGGCAGAACTTGTTGCGATTGGACTACATCACCAATTTATTAAGGGTATCAATTATGTGACTATTGGCAGAAAAAATGTCGCATCTAGTGTTGTTGATTCTAGTCGGTACTACAATGAGGCCATATCTTCTGAAACATTCATTTATGTAGGTCAAGGCGGAAATCCAAAGGTATCTCTTAATGGAAGAGTGGAAGATCAAAAGCTTGAAGGGGGTAATCTTGCCTTGAAGAACTCCATGGACTTGGGATATCCGGTGAGGGTTATTTGTGGTCGACAAAGACTGAATGGTGAAAAGAGTGATACAAGATACATTTACGACGGGCTCTACACCGTGACTAAGTGTTGGGAAGAAAGAGCTTCAACtgaaaaatacattttcaaGTTTGAACTGAAAAGAAATCTTGGCCAACCAAAACTTGCTCGTGAACTAGTGTCACGGCCAGCAAAGTTAGTCAAGGTAACTCATTCTTGTGTTAATAAGTCAACAAAATCAGTTATGCAGTCGGAGTTTGTTGTGGACTATGATGTCTCGCAAGGAAAAGAGAAGATACCGATCCGTGTTGTCAATGCAATAGATGATGAGAGACTCCCCCCATTTACTTACATTACCAACATGCAATATCCAGATTGGTATTATATCTCTAGGCCTCAAGGTTGCAATTGCACAAGTGGATGCTACGATTCTGAGCAATGCTCTTGTGCTTCTAGGAACGGAGGTGAGATTCCATTCAACACAAGAGGCTCTATAGTTAGAGCACAACCTCTTGTGTATGAGTGTGGTCCATCTTGCAACTGTCCCCCTTCTTGCAAAAATAGAGTTAGCCAACATGGACCTCGATACCATTTGGAAGTTTTCAAGACCGAATCGAGAGGATGGGGTTTGAGGTCACGAGATCATGTCTCATCTGGAAGTTTTATATGTGAATATGTCGGGGAGTTGCTTGATGAAAAGGAAGCTGAAAATAGAATAGATAATGATGAGTACTTGTTTGATATTGGCAACTATGATGAAGAAATCCCCAAAAGGAATGTTTCGCGTAATAATAACCTTAAAGTGGAGTCAAATTCTTCGATGAGGAAGGATGAAGATGGCTTTACCCTTGATGCCATAAGATATGGGAATGTTGGAAGATTTATCAACCATAGTTGCTCACCAAACCTTTATGCTCAAAATGTCATGTATTACCATGGTGATAAGAAAGTACCGCACATAATGTTTTTCGCTTCTGAGAGTATTGCTCCATTAAAGGAGCTTACTTATCACTACAACTACCATATTGACCATGTTTATGATAAAAATGGTGATGTGAAGAGAAAGAATTGTAGATGTGGCTCCCGTAAGTGTGAAGGGAGAATGTACTGA